From Methanobacterium congolense, one genomic window encodes:
- a CDS encoding 3H domain-containing protein — translation MRKPYVILIGSASGIGKSTIASELAKELGIKHLIETDFIREIVRGVIGPEYAPALHKSSFDAYVTLKDRKRYEGNTNGLIGAGFEEHASFVIPAIEKVIKRAVDDYDDVVIEGVHLVPGLIDIDKFKDDASIHFFVLTANEDIHKERFVKRAMKIKRGGKHLEYFKENRVINDYLVERALEYGIPVINNEKIDCTLKRMLTLIREICRVMLFKHTVDQLEEETDIILDKYGGRIVDVSYFLPGFGEPLKRKVNVYDPVEAKRFITQLNKNPKRKKDLEGLYNLSDNVHSHKICAPNEESLNEMVKDLEASGFIFQREDEKNR, via the coding sequence TTGAGAAAGCCTTACGTTATTCTTATAGGAAGTGCTTCAGGAATTGGAAAATCAACCATAGCATCAGAATTGGCCAAAGAATTAGGCATAAAACATCTGATTGAAACTGACTTCATAAGGGAGATAGTAAGGGGAGTAATAGGTCCTGAATATGCACCTGCACTCCATAAATCCTCCTTCGATGCATACGTAACTTTAAAAGACAGGAAAAGATATGAGGGAAATACGAATGGCCTTATAGGGGCAGGTTTTGAAGAACATGCCTCATTCGTTATACCTGCAATTGAAAAGGTCATCAAAAGAGCTGTGGATGATTACGATGACGTTGTTATTGAGGGAGTACACCTTGTTCCAGGCCTCATTGATATCGATAAATTCAAGGATGATGCATCCATTCACTTTTTTGTATTAACTGCCAACGAGGATATTCACAAGGAGCGATTCGTTAAGAGGGCCATGAAAATAAAGAGGGGCGGTAAGCACCTTGAATATTTCAAAGAGAATCGTGTCATAAATGATTATCTGGTTGAAAGAGCTCTTGAATATGGGATACCTGTGATAAACAATGAAAAAATTGATTGTACTCTTAAAAGGATGCTGACTTTGATAAGGGAGATCTGCAGGGTCATGCTTTTCAAACACACAGTTGACCAGCTTGAAGAGGAAACTGACATCATACTGGATAAGTACGGTGGAAGGATAGTTGATGTATCCTACTTCTTACCGGGATTTGGAGAACCCCTCAAGAGGAAGGTTAATGTCTACGATCCAGTGGAAGCAAAACGATTCATAACCCAATTAAATAAAAATCCAAAACGAAAAAAGGATTTAGAGGGCCTTTACAACCTTTCAGATAATGTTCACAGCCACAAGATCTGTGCACCAAATGAGGAAAGCCTCAATGAAATGGTAAAGGACCTTGAAGCAAGTGGATTCATTTTCCAAAGGGAAGATGAAAAAAATAGATAA
- a CDS encoding ZPR1 zinc finger domain-containing protein — MMADCPVCKAKGTLKVTSKTEQIPYFGEILESTVQCSQCGYKHSDTICLDQKEPVRYTLEVHKEMLNARIVKSPSATVTIPELGLKVEPGPKSQGYVSNVEGVLNRFEEAVVRALKMTDDETIRENALKILEEIVQVKTGERSATIVLEDPFGHSMIDHENAEHRKLTEDEIKNLRTGFATIEK, encoded by the coding sequence ATGATGGCAGACTGTCCAGTTTGTAAAGCCAAAGGAACCCTTAAAGTCACCAGTAAAACCGAACAAATACCCTACTTCGGGGAGATACTGGAATCAACAGTACAGTGCAGTCAGTGCGGATACAAACATTCTGACACCATCTGCCTTGACCAAAAGGAACCTGTCAGATACACCCTGGAAGTTCACAAGGAGATGTTGAACGCAAGGATCGTTAAATCACCATCTGCAACTGTGACCATTCCAGAACTGGGACTTAAAGTCGAACCAGGACCTAAATCCCAGGGTTACGTTTCAAACGTTGAGGGAGTACTCAACAGGTTTGAAGAAGCCGTTGTAAGGGCATTGAAAATGACCGATGATGAAACAATCCGAGAAAATGCTTTAAAAATACTTGAAGAAATTGTACAGGTTAAAACTGGTGAAAGATCAGCCACGATTGTCCTTGAAGACCCCTTTGGTCACAGCATGATCGACCATGAAAATGCTGAACATAGAAAATTGACTGAAGATGAAATAAAAAATCTTAGAACTGGTTTTGCAACCATTGAAAAATGA
- the nadC gene encoding carboxylating nicotinate-nucleotide diphosphorylase, whose translation MKPDITRILYDDVGFEDITTKALIPPDLEIEAEIICKEDGVIAGVELADNIFKEFLIKTSIKRYDGDHVSAGDVVMTLQGDARSIITVERTALNLLMRMSGIASLTSKLVKDVKGVNKNVILAGTRKTTPGLQFFEKDAVRAGGGDTHRYRLDDAVLIKDNHIAVVGSVKGAVERAKNYVSFTKKIEIEVESSADALEAAASGADIVMFDNMSPEEVQNVLEELENAGLREKVLIEVSGGINPGNILEYAEKGVDVISTGYITHSAKALDLSLEVL comes from the coding sequence ATGAAGCCTGATATAACCAGAATTCTCTATGATGATGTGGGATTTGAGGATATAACAACCAAAGCGTTGATACCTCCAGATCTTGAGATTGAAGCCGAGATAATATGCAAGGAAGATGGGGTAATTGCAGGTGTTGAACTCGCAGACAACATATTCAAGGAATTTTTGATAAAAACATCAATTAAACGGTACGATGGTGATCATGTGTCTGCTGGGGACGTTGTAATGACACTTCAGGGTGATGCAAGGTCCATTATCACAGTTGAAAGGACAGCTTTGAACCTGCTCATGAGGATGAGCGGCATAGCATCACTAACCTCCAAGCTGGTTAAGGATGTCAAAGGTGTTAACAAGAATGTTATCCTTGCAGGAACACGTAAAACCACTCCCGGCCTCCAATTCTTTGAAAAAGATGCTGTAAGGGCTGGTGGGGGTGACACTCACAGGTACAGACTTGATGATGCTGTTCTTATTAAGGACAACCATATTGCAGTTGTGGGCAGTGTTAAGGGGGCTGTGGAAAGGGCCAAAAACTATGTGAGCTTCACCAAAAAGATAGAGATCGAGGTTGAGAGCAGTGCTGATGCACTGGAAGCTGCAGCTTCAGGTGCAGATATTGTGATGTTTGATAACATGAGCCCGGAAGAGGTTCAAAACGTGCTTGAAGAACTTGAAAATGCAGGTTTAAGGGAAAAGGTTCTAATTGAAGTTTCTGGTGGGATCAATCCAGGCAATATCTTGGAATATGCAGAAAAAGGCGTTGATGTTATATCCACAGGTTACATAACCCATTCTGCAAAGGCTCTGGACTTGAGTCTTGAGGTTTTGTGA
- the rnz gene encoding ribonuclease Z: MEIIFLGTSSAMPSNHRNHSAIALKAFGEIMLFDCGEGTQRQMSRVKVSPMKVDKIFLTHFHGDHLLGLPGIIQSMAFRGRKEPLHIFGPDGLSELVECIKKMGYFALSFEIHAHELKNGVVLEEDDYIVTCCNTEHSVPNLSYCITEKRAPKFLRERALACGVKPGPDFGKLQRGIPVKVGDVTVNPEQVLGKERKGLKIVYSGDTRPCDQMVEFAKDADLLIHESTFDNRNESKANETGHSTAAEAAEIAKKSGVQKLILTHISTRYKDASTLESEAISVFKNTVLADDFMIFEVKRNGRN, translated from the coding sequence ATGGAAATCATATTTCTTGGAACATCATCTGCAATGCCCTCAAATCATAGAAATCATTCGGCGATAGCTCTAAAGGCCTTTGGAGAAATCATGTTATTTGATTGTGGTGAAGGAACCCAGAGACAGATGTCACGGGTTAAAGTAAGCCCAATGAAAGTTGATAAAATATTTTTAACACATTTTCACGGAGATCATCTTTTAGGCCTTCCTGGAATCATCCAATCCATGGCATTCCGTGGTAGGAAAGAACCCCTCCACATATTTGGACCTGATGGACTTTCAGAACTCGTTGAATGTATTAAAAAGATGGGATACTTCGCATTATCCTTTGAAATACATGCACATGAACTAAAAAACGGTGTGGTCCTTGAAGAAGATGATTACATTGTAACCTGCTGCAACACCGAACACTCGGTTCCCAATTTATCCTACTGTATAACTGAGAAAAGAGCCCCCAAATTCCTCAGAGAAAGGGCACTAGCCTGCGGTGTTAAACCAGGCCCTGACTTTGGGAAACTCCAAAGAGGAATACCAGTCAAAGTTGGCGATGTAACTGTAAATCCAGAACAAGTACTTGGAAAAGAAAGAAAAGGGTTAAAAATCGTTTATTCTGGAGATACAAGGCCTTGCGACCAGATGGTTGAATTTGCAAAGGATGCAGATCTCTTAATACATGAATCAACCTTTGACAATAGAAATGAATCAAAAGCAAATGAAACGGGACATTCAACAGCTGCAGAAGCTGCAGAAATCGCCAAAAAATCGGGAGTTCAAAAATTGATATTAACCCATATAAGTACCCGGTACAAAGATGCAAGTACACTTGAAAGTGAAGCTATCTCTGTATTTAAAAATACAGTGCTTGCAGATGATTTCATGATCTTCGAGGTGAAGAGAAATGGCAGGAATTAA
- a CDS encoding mechanosensitive ion channel family protein — MAGINLIDLLIVGITAASAFLTFKGLTYFTWKTGRKWGLDLTFIQVLNEIIKYSILVVALSMIMNEVGIDISAIVVSLGIVGIAVGFAARDTLSNFIAGLFILADQGFKVGDEIEISGKQGKVTKMGFRITTLTTADNNVITIPNSLFSNGIYINRTALDTRRVDLDITIPYKLELEDTLKALKEISSKVDGISKEPLPNVLIKELSEEGVKATLNVWIDDPWKVAEYRSSISLEVKKLLVGENA, encoded by the coding sequence ATGGCAGGAATTAACTTAATAGATCTTTTAATAGTTGGGATCACAGCTGCAAGCGCCTTTTTGACCTTCAAGGGACTGACCTATTTTACCTGGAAAACCGGAAGGAAGTGGGGATTGGATTTAACTTTTATCCAGGTTCTTAATGAGATAATAAAATACTCAATACTTGTAGTTGCACTGAGCATGATAATGAACGAAGTGGGTATCGATATAAGTGCAATAGTGGTGAGTTTAGGTATCGTTGGTATTGCTGTGGGTTTTGCAGCAAGGGATACACTTTCAAATTTCATTGCAGGGCTTTTCATACTTGCAGATCAGGGTTTCAAAGTTGGGGATGAAATAGAAATATCTGGAAAACAAGGCAAGGTTACTAAAATGGGTTTCAGAATAACCACCCTCACAACTGCAGACAACAACGTTATAACCATACCAAATTCACTCTTTTCAAATGGAATTTACATAAATCGTACAGCACTGGACACTAGGAGAGTTGACCTTGACATAACAATACCCTACAAGTTAGAGCTTGAAGATACTCTTAAAGCCCTCAAGGAGATCTCATCGAAGGTTGATGGTATTTCAAAGGAACCATTACCCAATGTACTCATAAAAGAGCTTTCAGAAGAGGGGGTGAAAGCAACCCTGAACGTCTGGATTGATGACCCCTGGAAGGTTGCAGAGTACAGATCATCAATTTCATTGGAAGTAAAAAAGCTGTTGGTTGGTGAAAATGCGTAA
- a CDS encoding class E sortase, producing the protein MLIISFCALICFSVLWISYEQSQEVAKAQTNLKKYQESRSAPVDPLDPSSASVSSSSIINDELIIPKLGVDCTISSVTVNAYNTAYHYPESVDPGMPGECGLLSHRTTYSALFRYINTLKVGDKVIIKDNSAKKEYTYVVTSNGDDVRWDYKEHPIQFAKSGEARLLLVSCHPPGHKKAAWVTHCKLQSTSNI; encoded by the coding sequence ATGTTGATAATTTCTTTCTGTGCTTTAATTTGTTTTAGCGTTCTCTGGATAAGTTACGAACAGTCACAAGAGGTTGCAAAGGCCCAAACTAATCTGAAAAAGTATCAGGAAAGCCGGAGTGCCCCTGTTGATCCACTTGATCCATCCTCTGCAAGTGTTAGTTCCTCATCAATTATCAATGATGAACTCATAATCCCAAAACTTGGAGTTGATTGTACAATAAGTTCAGTGACTGTAAATGCATACAACACAGCCTACCATTACCCTGAAAGCGTTGATCCAGGTATGCCTGGAGAATGTGGGCTTTTAAGTCACAGAACAACATACTCTGCCTTATTCCGTTACATAAATACCCTCAAGGTGGGAGATAAAGTTATAATAAAAGATAACTCTGCTAAAAAGGAGTACACCTACGTTGTAACATCCAACGGAGATGATGTGAGATGGGACTACAAGGAGCATCCAATTCAATTTGCTAAAAGTGGGGAGGCCCGTCTTTTACTTGTAAGCTGTCATCCGCCAGGACATAAAAAAGCAGCATGGGTCACACACTGCAAGTTACAGTCCACGTCTAATATTTAG
- a CDS encoding 4Fe-4S dicluster domain-containing protein, with amino-acid sequence MVKIEIDKEACVGCASCVEDCPNDVYEMDDDWKTKVVKEEDCMACLSCHEICPAQAMEHKDIHVAKRLYIDRDVNDVISKIV; translated from the coding sequence ATGGTAAAAATCGAAATAGACAAAGAAGCATGCGTTGGATGTGCATCCTGTGTTGAGGATTGTCCAAACGATGTCTATGAAATGGATGACGACTGGAAAACCAAAGTTGTCAAAGAAGAGGATTGCATGGCCTGTTTATCCTGCCATGAAATTTGTCCAGCTCAAGCCATGGAACATAAGGACATACATGTTGCTAAAAGGCTTTACATAGACAGAGACGTGAATGATGTGATTAGTAAAATAGTGTGA
- a CDS encoding hydrocarbon binding protein (contains V4R domain): MEITRDTNETFGNFKPELIPEECGGDINDYEEGLHVLMKFMGSMSSALEQVSGRGANAIVYQAGKRMGHEAGKLVEKTDDLEKAMQELSEILGMEFYFDMWKPADQDEYTIEKGDETVVKLIFRDCVVRQTLRRTGLPQKGPLCYLLYGYTVGAVEEVMGIRGKLDIDHVGPNACLKTLTIKWGGK, encoded by the coding sequence ATGGAAATAACAAGGGATACGAATGAAACATTTGGAAATTTTAAACCTGAACTCATTCCAGAGGAATGTGGTGGCGATATAAACGACTATGAAGAAGGTCTTCACGTTCTCATGAAGTTTATGGGCTCAATGTCCAGCGCCCTTGAACAAGTTTCAGGTAGAGGTGCTAACGCTATTGTTTACCAAGCAGGAAAGAGAATGGGACACGAAGCAGGCAAACTCGTTGAAAAAACAGATGACCTTGAAAAGGCAATGCAGGAATTGAGTGAAATTCTGGGTATGGAATTTTACTTCGACATGTGGAAGCCTGCAGACCAGGACGAATACACCATAGAAAAAGGGGATGAAACAGTTGTTAAACTGATATTCAGAGACTGCGTTGTAAGGCAGACACTCAGAAGAACAGGATTACCCCAGAAAGGACCTTTATGTTACCTTCTTTACGGTTACACAGTAGGTGCAGTTGAAGAAGTTATGGGAATTCGTGGAAAATTGGATATAGACCATGTTGGGCCAAATGCCTGTCTTAAAACATTAACGATTAAATGGGGTGGTAAATAA
- a CDS encoding NADH-quinone oxidoreductase subunit B family protein → MVKIALEWLASCAGCELSILDLHEELLDLLEHTEIVYAPILMDVKEIPEDIDIAIVSGSVRNEDNKEKLQELRKKSKTLIAYGTCACYGGITCMADLYSPDDLSARSFSENPSTEPAEQPSEVVPELLPIVHPAGDLADIDYFLPGCPPKEGLVKDLLIPLINGEVPNIPKKSVCADCHRQMDHVEFDKLKRRVVGDTDPEKCFLSQGYICLGSVTLGRCGALCSAAGIPCHGCGGPSLDVLREPNHDVYNCLVNRIAHLSKMPHKDVEKQIYDKGHVVYGFVIGSTIMENKKVSLIPQLIKK, encoded by the coding sequence ATGGTGAAAATCGCCCTTGAATGGCTTGCAAGCTGTGCAGGCTGCGAATTATCAATTTTAGATCTTCATGAAGAACTCCTGGACCTCCTGGAACATACAGAGATAGTTTACGCACCGATACTCATGGATGTTAAGGAGATACCAGAGGATATCGATATTGCAATAGTTTCTGGATCAGTCAGAAATGAGGATAACAAGGAAAAGCTTCAGGAACTGCGTAAAAAATCAAAAACACTCATAGCATATGGAACCTGTGCCTGTTACGGTGGAATCACATGTATGGCTGACCTTTACAGTCCAGATGATCTTTCAGCCAGAAGTTTCTCAGAGAATCCAAGCACAGAACCTGCAGAGCAACCATCTGAAGTTGTTCCAGAACTTTTACCAATAGTACATCCTGCAGGAGACCTTGCAGATATAGATTACTTCCTTCCAGGCTGTCCCCCAAAGGAGGGCCTTGTTAAGGATTTACTGATACCACTCATAAATGGTGAAGTTCCAAACATTCCAAAAAAATCTGTTTGTGCAGACTGTCACAGACAGATGGATCATGTTGAATTCGACAAACTCAAGAGAAGGGTTGTTGGAGACACTGACCCTGAGAAGTGCTTCCTGAGCCAGGGATACATCTGTCTTGGATCTGTAACCCTTGGAAGGTGCGGTGCACTGTGTTCTGCTGCTGGAATTCCATGCCATGGATGTGGAGGTCCATCTCTGGACGTACTTAGGGAGCCAAACCACGATGTTTACAACTGTCTTGTGAACAGAATAGCCCACCTTTCAAAGATGCCACACAAAGACGTTGAAAAACAGATCTACGATAAAGGCCATGTGGTCTATGGATTTGTTATTGGAAGTACCATAATGGAGAATAAGAAAGTTTCATTGATCCCTCAGCTGATCAAGAAATAA
- a CDS encoding Ni/Fe hydrogenase subunit alpha, which produces MKQIEISPVTRIEGHAKITVQLDDSGNVSDAHFHVMEIRGFEKFLEGAAAEEAPRITPRICGICQTAHHIVSAKATDAVFQVKPPETAEKLRELMLLGQYIHSHSLHFYFLGAPDLIMGPDSDPAERNVLGIIKNNPDLAKMAIKTRAVGQHITGIVGGKPVHPVTAVPGGQSRGIDAEGRDKLLQEAKECVGLVEAGVEVAKPLFEQYAEAIETLGPVETCFGGLTSGGKLGFYDGQMKVIDKEGNMIHEFEGADYLDYIEEKVQPWSYMKFPFLKQVGFPEGSYRVGPLARLNIVDEVPTEKAGALYGEYKDKFGMAQNPLLYHYARLIELMYTAERAVELLEDDAIMGDDIRQSIEGLMTRAEAKESDETLRGVGIIEAPRGSLIHDYETDGAGIIKKANLIVATGQNNLAMDMGVRETAKAMIHGEEVSEGLKNRLEMIIRAYDPCLSCATHMINGESPLLVDIHDADGILVKKHVI; this is translated from the coding sequence ATGAAACAGATAGAGATAAGCCCGGTAACAAGGATTGAGGGACATGCAAAAATCACCGTTCAACTGGACGACAGTGGAAATGTTTCAGATGCTCACTTCCATGTTATGGAGATAAGGGGATTTGAAAAGTTCCTTGAAGGTGCTGCAGCAGAAGAAGCACCACGTATAACCCCAAGGATATGTGGAATATGCCAGACAGCACATCACATAGTATCTGCAAAGGCAACAGATGCTGTTTTTCAAGTCAAACCACCAGAAACAGCGGAGAAGTTAAGGGAATTGATGCTTCTGGGACAGTACATCCATTCACACTCACTTCACTTCTACTTCCTGGGAGCACCAGACCTTATAATGGGTCCAGATTCAGATCCAGCTGAAAGGAACGTTCTTGGAATTATAAAAAACAATCCAGACCTTGCAAAGATGGCAATTAAAACCAGAGCAGTGGGTCAGCACATAACCGGTATAGTAGGTGGTAAACCAGTGCACCCTGTTACAGCAGTACCTGGAGGTCAGTCAAGAGGAATAGATGCTGAAGGAAGGGATAAATTACTTCAGGAAGCAAAAGAATGTGTTGGACTTGTTGAAGCTGGTGTTGAAGTTGCAAAACCGTTGTTTGAACAGTACGCTGAGGCAATTGAAACTCTTGGTCCTGTTGAAACCTGCTTCGGAGGATTGACCTCTGGGGGTAAGCTTGGATTCTACGATGGCCAGATGAAGGTCATTGATAAGGAAGGTAACATGATCCATGAGTTCGAAGGTGCTGATTACCTTGATTACATAGAGGAAAAGGTTCAGCCATGGTCCTACATGAAGTTCCCATTCCTAAAACAGGTCGGTTTCCCAGAGGGTAGCTACAGGGTTGGACCCCTTGCAAGGCTCAACATCGTCGATGAGGTTCCAACTGAAAAGGCAGGGGCCCTCTACGGTGAGTACAAGGACAAGTTTGGAATGGCCCAGAACCCTCTTCTTTACCACTACGCAAGACTCATAGAACTCATGTACACTGCAGAACGTGCGGTTGAGTTACTTGAAGATGATGCAATCATGGGAGATGACATCAGACAAAGCATTGAAGGTTTAATGACACGTGCAGAGGCCAAAGAATCAGATGAAACTTTAAGGGGTGTTGGAATAATCGAAGCTCCAAGGGGTTCCCTGATACATGACTACGAAACAGACGGTGCAGGAATAATCAAAAAAGCAAATCTGATCGTTGCAACAGGTCAGAACAACCTTGCAATGGACATGGGTGTAAGGGAAACCGCAAAGGCCATGATACATGGTGAAGAAGTATCTGAAGGTCTTAAAAACCGGCTTGAAATGATAATAAGGGCCTACGATCCATGTCTCTCCTGTGCAACCCACATGATAAACGGAGAATCACCTCTACTCGTGGACATACACGATGCCGATGGAATTCTCGTTAAAAAACATGTGATCTAA
- a CDS encoding roadblock/LC7 domain-containing protein → MKDPEIQNQLEKNVSTLNKVEGVDGSLIIDSNGIILYHKLFKRSEVSLFGSMANVITSSSRRLLNSTDQGEIERVLVESKNGKALFFHLGKAKLIVLMNISANLGMVMVSAKRAVKMVDETLRDYEAYEDEVPIESPENLMEEPAGESVETLQSDTPVTEEVKIDAESEITAQTLTGEVSKPEETLGVVVSDKTEESVGEDSAHAESLETDLKEFITSKEPLKLENNFEEKFKPVEASGEDSIKLLDSTEQNLDLDHVDDPKRVLEAKSSIPIIKPPINFPKLPENVEIPEDPQRRADLILDIYRSLFLAMSIGAGKIMGLAPAKGLTKKFLPVDKYPQLLEGVEVKNNSTIDFDRIKENAEKIPVTKRSEILIDNFSGIITVITESYGRVMGYGAFRGMVRKEFQVITNSYGDAMEELGIKDKIHPELINLIE, encoded by the coding sequence ATGAAAGACCCTGAAATACAGAATCAACTTGAAAAAAATGTCAGTACTTTGAACAAAGTGGAAGGCGTTGATGGAAGTTTGATAATCGATAGTAATGGCATTATTCTTTATCATAAGCTTTTCAAGAGGTCCGAAGTTTCACTTTTTGGTTCAATGGCAAATGTTATCACAAGTTCATCCAGGAGGCTTTTGAATTCTACAGATCAGGGCGAAATTGAAAGAGTTCTTGTGGAGTCAAAAAATGGTAAGGCTCTTTTTTTCCACCTTGGAAAGGCCAAGCTAATAGTTCTGATGAACATATCTGCAAATCTGGGAATGGTGATGGTGTCCGCTAAAAGGGCTGTGAAAATGGTTGATGAAACTTTACGGGACTATGAAGCCTACGAAGATGAAGTTCCTATTGAGAGCCCTGAAAACTTAATGGAAGAACCTGCTGGAGAATCTGTTGAAACTTTGCAAAGTGATACCCCAGTCACTGAAGAGGTAAAAATTGATGCTGAATCAGAAATCACTGCACAAACCTTAACTGGGGAAGTTTCAAAACCAGAAGAGACTTTAGGAGTTGTTGTTTCTGATAAAACTGAAGAGAGCGTTGGTGAAGATTCAGCCCATGCAGAAAGTTTAGAAACAGATTTAAAAGAATTTATAACTTCAAAAGAACCTTTAAAACTTGAAAATAATTTTGAAGAAAAATTTAAACCTGTTGAGGCATCTGGAGAAGATTCAATTAAACTTTTAGACAGTACCGAGCAAAATCTTGATTTAGATCATGTGGATGATCCAAAGAGAGTCCTTGAAGCAAAATCATCCATCCCCATAATAAAACCTCCAATAAACTTTCCAAAACTTCCAGAAAACGTTGAAATACCTGAAGATCCACAGAGGAGAGCCGATCTCATCCTAGATATATACAGATCTCTATTCCTGGCCATGTCAATAGGTGCAGGTAAGATCATGGGACTGGCACCTGCAAAGGGCCTTACAAAGAAATTCCTGCCTGTTGATAAGTATCCCCAGCTTCTTGAAGGTGTTGAGGTTAAAAACAATTCCACAATTGATTTTGACAGGATCAAAGAAAATGCCGAGAAAATACCTGTAACGAAACGTTCAGAAATACTTATAGACAATTTCAGTGGAATAATCACAGTTATAACTGAGAGTTATGGTAGAGTAATGGGTTACGGTGCCTTCAGGGGAATGGTAAGGAAAGAATTTCAGGTAATAACCAATTCATATGGTGATGCAATGGAAGAGCTGGGTATAAAAGATAAAATCCACCCAGAACTTATCAATCTCATCGAATGA
- a CDS encoding replication factor C small subunit, protein MNGPWVEKYRPQNLDEVVGQDHIIHRLKRYIDEGSMPNLMFTGPAGVGKTTTAIALAKAVLGEYWKQNFLELNASDARGIDTVRNNIKNFCRLKAVGAPFRIIFLDEVDNMTKDAQHALRREMEMYTKTSSFILSCNYSSKIIDPIQSRCAIFRFAPVKGNQIIKRLEKIAETENLKVSPGAIESIVYFAEGDMRRAVNILQASSSTDEELTEESVHEVVSKAKPKDVRKIVNKALDGDFMGARDLLREVMVVQGTSGEDMVTQIYQEVSRMAMEDLIPSDKYIRLIESIGEYDYRIREGSNPRIQLEALLTKFLLK, encoded by the coding sequence ATGAATGGACCATGGGTTGAAAAATACAGACCACAAAACCTGGATGAGGTTGTGGGTCAGGATCACATAATTCACAGATTAAAAAGGTACATAGATGAGGGTAGCATGCCCAACTTGATGTTCACAGGCCCTGCAGGTGTTGGAAAAACAACCACTGCAATTGCCCTTGCAAAGGCCGTGCTTGGAGAGTACTGGAAGCAGAACTTCCTTGAGTTGAACGCTTCAGATGCCAGAGGAATAGACACGGTAAGGAACAACATCAAAAACTTCTGCAGACTCAAGGCTGTTGGAGCCCCCTTCAGGATCATATTCCTGGACGAGGTTGACAACATGACCAAGGATGCACAGCACGCCCTTCGAAGGGAGATGGAGATGTACACAAAGACCTCCTCATTCATACTCTCATGTAACTACTCTTCAAAAATAATAGACCCCATACAGTCAAGATGTGCAATATTCAGGTTTGCACCGGTTAAGGGTAACCAGATCATCAAGAGGCTTGAGAAGATAGCCGAAACAGAGAACCTGAAAGTGAGTCCCGGAGCCATTGAAAGCATTGTTTACTTCGCTGAAGGAGATATGAGAAGGGCTGTAAACATTCTTCAGGCTTCTTCATCCACTGATGAGGAACTAACCGAGGAGAGCGTTCATGAGGTTGTTTCAAAGGCCAAACCAAAGGATGTCAGGAAGATCGTGAACAAAGCCCTTGACGGTGATTTCATGGGTGCACGTGACCTTTTGCGTGAGGTTATGGTTGTTCAGGGCACAAGTGGTGAAGACATGGTCACCCAGATCTACCAGGAAGTTTCAAGGATGGCTATGGAGGACCTGATACCCTCTGATAAATACATCAGATTAATAGAAAGTATTGGAGAGTACGATTACAGGATAAGGGAAGGATCAAATCCAAGGATTCAACTTGAGGCTCTCTTAACCAAATTTTTATTGAAATAA